In a single window of the Osmerus eperlanus chromosome 4, fOsmEpe2.1, whole genome shotgun sequence genome:
- the pkig gene encoding cAMP-dependent protein kinase inhibitor gamma isoform X1: MSPCPCIHSPPQTWNQVQGSGEFSPSRLHLSRPSVGYESKILLSRCDESSGHGEMMDVETSYSDFISCDRTGRRNAVPDIAGEEAGVSATELTKDMAEMDLKAGQEGQPGPSPPPEGESSASQDAQGNRDPS, encoded by the exons ATGTCGCCGTGCCCCTGCATCCATTCACCACCCCAAACCTGGAACCAAGTCCAAGGTTCGGGTGAGTTCTCTCCATCAAGGCTCCATCTCAGTCGGCCTTCGGTTGGATATGAATCCAAGATACTTCTGTCGCG GTGTGATGAGAGCTCTGGTCATGGAGAGATGATGGACGTGGAGACGTCGTACTCGGACTTCATCAGCTGTGATCGCACCGGCCGCAGGAACGCAGTACCTGACATCGCCGGGGAGGAGGCGGGAGTGAGCGCCACTGAACTAACCAAAGACATGGCAGAGATGGACCTGAAGGCTGGCCAAG AGGGGCAGCCTgggccctccccgccccccgaGGGAGAGAGCTCTGCCAGCCAAGACGCCCAGGGGAACCGGGACCCGTCCTAA
- the pkig gene encoding cAMP-dependent protein kinase inhibitor gamma isoform X2 yields MMDVETSYSDFISCDRTGRRNAVPDIAGEEAGVSATELTKDMAEMDLKAGQEGQPGPSPPPEGESSASQDAQGNRDPS; encoded by the exons ATGATGGACGTGGAGACGTCGTACTCGGACTTCATCAGCTGTGATCGCACCGGCCGCAGGAACGCAGTACCTGACATCGCCGGGGAGGAGGCGGGAGTGAGCGCCACTGAACTAACCAAAGACATGGCAGAGATGGACCTGAAGGCTGGCCAAG AGGGGCAGCCTgggccctccccgccccccgaGGGAGAGAGCTCTGCCAGCCAAGACGCCCAGGGGAACCGGGACCCGTCCTAA
- the ada gene encoding adenosine deaminase → MLWVGPRARLVPLAQIMYIMTPRAMIGLDCRGFTGKSLKSFCVRNRSTVRQYCAFTMAEHFIDQVAFNKPKVELHVHLDGAVRVQTILDVAERRGIPLRASTVEGMTHRCVVHEPVKEFKEFLDKFEEYMPVIAGDREAIKRIAYEFVEDKAKEGVIYVEVRYSPHLLANSQVDPIQWNQEQGDLSPDEVVRLVNQGLSEGEQAFNIKARSILCCMRHMPNWSMEVLELCKKYVNEGVVAIDLAGDESLNCVACPDHRMAFEEAERCGVHRTVHAGEVGPSSVVKEAVEVLKAERIGHGYNTIHDQDLYKQLLAQNMHFETCPISSKLTGACDPDFTKHPIIRFRKDKANISLNTDDPLIFNSTLQHDYVTVQKYMGFTEQEFKELNINSAKSSFLPEKEKKELVQKLHEAYGMVQDTAF, encoded by the exons ATGCTGTGGGTTGGACCAAGGGCGCGGCTAGTGCCGCTCGCTCAAATCATGTATATAATGACACCGCGAGCAATGATAGGGTTAGACTGTCGGGGCTTCACCGGGAAAAGCTTGAAGTCCTTTTGTGTTCGCAACAGAAGCACTGTCCGTCAGTACTGCGCTTTCACTATGGCAGAACATTTCATAGATCAAGTAGCTTTCAACAAGCCAAAG GTTGAGCTTCATGTGCACCTGGATGGAGCCGTCAGAGTGCAAACCATCCTTGACGTGGCTGA GCGGCGAGGGATCCCCCTGCGTGCGTCCACAGTAGAGGGCATGACGCACAGATGTGTGGTCCACGAGCCTGTCAAAGAGTTTAAAGAGTTTCTGGACAAGTTCGAGGAGTATATGCCTGTCATTGC gggagacagagaagccATCAAGAGGATAGCCTATGAGTTTGTGGAGGACAAGGCCAAAGAAGGCGTGATCTATGTGGAGGTCCGATACAGCCCACACCTGCTGGCCAACTCTCAAGTGGACCCCATCCAGTGGAACCAGGAACA GGGTGACCTGAGCCCAGACGAGGTGGTGCGCCTGGTCAACCAGGGCCTCAGTGAAGGGGAACAGGCCTTCAATATCAAAGCCAGGTCCATTCTGTGCTGCATGCGCCACATGCCAA ATTGGTCCATGGAGGTGTTGGAGCTGTGTAAGAAGTATGTTAATGAGGGAGTGGTGGCCATAGACCTGGCAGGAGATGAATCTCTCAACTGTGTGGCCTGCCCAGACCACCGGATGGCCTTCGAG GAAGCAGAGCGCTGTGGGGTCCACAGGACTGTTCATGCAGGAGAAGTGGGGCCGTCCTCAGTCGTCAAAGAG GCTGTAGAGGTTTTGAAGGCTGAGCGGATTGGGCATGGCTACAACACCATTCATGACCAAGACTTGTACAAACAGCTCCTGGCCCAGAACATGCACTTTGAG ACGTGTCCCATATCCAGTAAACTGACAGGAGCTTGTGACCCTGACTTCACCAAACATCCTATCATCAG GTTCAGGAAAGATAAGGCCAACATCTCTCTGAACACAGATGACCCATTGATCttcaactccaccctgcagcatgACTATGTCACAGTGCAGAAGTACATGGGATTCACTGAACAGGAATTCAAAGAACTG AACATCAACTCAGCAAAGTCCAGCTTCCTGCCAgagaaggaaaagaaggagCTGGTCCAGAAGCTGCACGAGGCCTACGGGATGGTGCAAGACACCGCCTTTTGA
- the ccn5 gene encoding WNT1-inducible-signaling pathway protein 2 produces MDRLLCDNVKALALLLTMGVQVWCQLCERPCQCPSPLPQCSEGVPLVLDGCHCCQVCARQRGEACSDMYACDKQRGLQCDYSASFPGDPGECVSQEELTCELNGVTYQDGQVFQPSCNTQCRCQGGGVTCVPLCPVDVLLPRPDCPHPQHVQLPGKCCKEWVCENLDNSIIQDAITASRTDGRLWPVLPALRQNPAFNCVDRSTEWSACSRTCGAGVSTRVSNSNPSCRLEMQTRLCKVRPCQPLPPQRTPMWGRGLRCEASYRLTTPVRLVHQGCYSTRVYRPRYCGQCTDARCCTPYHTHTAPVPFLCPSGRLLQRAVMMIHSCVCHYNCPYSAEYRAGPQRSPAPWG; encoded by the exons ATGGATAGACTACTCTGTGACAATGTGAAAGCTTTGGCTTTGCTGCTCACTATGGGTGTACAG GTGTGGTGCCAGCTGTGTGAGCGACCATGCCAGTgccccagcccccttcctcagtGCTCAGAGGGCGTTCCTCTGGTGCTGGACGGCTGCCACTGCTGCCAGGTGTGTGCCAGGCAGCGAGGCGAGGCCTGCAGTGACATGTACGCCTGTGACAAGCAGCGGGGACTACAGTGTGACTACAGCGCCAGTTTCCCTGGTGACCCCGGGGAATGTGTCA GTCAGGAAGAGCTGACCTGCGAGCTCAACGGGGTCACCTACCAGGATGGACAGGTCTTCCAGCCTTCCTGTAACACCCAGTGTCGCTGCCAAGGTGGAGGGGTGACCTGTGTGCCTCTGTGCCCCGTGGACGTCCTCCTGCCTCGCCCAGactgccctcacccccaacaCGTCCAGCTGCCTGGGAAGTGCTGCAAggagtgggtgtgtgagaaCCTGGACAACAGCATTATTCAGGACGCCATAACAG CCTCCAGGACGGACGGCAGGCTGTGGCCGGTGCTGCCGGCCCTCCGGCAGAACCCAGCCTTCAACTGTGTGGACCGGAGCACAGAGTGGAGCGCCTGCTCCCGGACATGTGGCGCTGGGGTCTCCACGCGCGTGTCCAACAGCAACCCAAGCTGCCGGCTGGAGATGCAGACCCGTCTGTGTAAGGTCCGGCCCTGCCagccactccctcctcaaaggACCCCCATG TGGGGGCGTGGGTTGCGATGCGAGGCCAGCTACAGGTTAACGACGCCGGTGCGGCTGGTGCACCAGGGCTGCTACAGCACGCGCGTCTACCGGCCCCGGTACTGCGGCCAATGCACCGATGCCCGCTGCTGCACCCCGTACCATACCCACACGGCCCCGGTGCCCTTCCTCTGCCCCTCTGGCAGGCTGCTGCAGAGGGCTGTGATGATGATTCACTCCTGTGTGTGCCACTACAACTGCCCATACTCTGCAGAGTACAGGGCCGGGCCACAGAGGAGTCCAGCCCCCTGGGGCTAG